The Marivirga salinae DNA window ATGCGAGATAAATTGGGTATTAGAAAATATTAGCATTTCAAAAATCTTTATTTATACTCATTCTTATAATTTGATTTAATATATTCACACGTTAATAAAATAAGACATGGCAAAGTTCTTAACTGATGATAACCTTAATGTAGCAGTCTCTAATTTGATTGAAGAGGCAAAACAGACTTTTATAATAATCTCTCCCTTTATAAAATTGCATGATCGATTAAAAAAGAGATTATCTGAAAAATCAGAAAACTATGATTTTGAGTTAGTAATTGTATTTGGGAAGAATGAGAATGACTTAAGTAAAAGTTTAAGCTACGAAGATCTGGAATTTTTCAAATCATTTCCCAATGTAGAGATACGTTATGAACCGAAACTACATGCTAAATACTATGCAAATGAATCTTCTTCGATTTTAAGCTCCATGAATCTGTATGACTATTCCCAAAACAATAATATTGAATTTGGAATTTTGATGAAAGCTGGAAGATTTACGAGTGAAGATATAGATATCGAATCTTGGGAGTATTTTGATAAAGTAATTGAAAGTAGTAAAATATTATATGAAAAAAGACCAGTTGTAGAATCAAAATTGCTAGGCTTATCAGAAAGCTTTAAAGGTTCTGAAGTGGAAATAGATATTTTAGATGACTACTTTAAGCAACTTAAAAATTCAAGCAAGAATCTAAAAGGCTATTGTATAAGAACTGGTGAGCAAATACCATTTAATATAAAGCATCCCTTTACAGAAAAGGCTTTTAAATCATGGTCAAAATATAATGACCCAAACTATAATGAAAAATTTTGTCATTTCTCAGGAGAAAAGTCCAATGGTCAAACTTCTTTTTCACGACCAGTACTGCAGAAATATTGGAAGCAAGCCATTTCATCTTAACATGCTTTCTCTTATACTTTTTAACTTACTTGGTCTTTCGTCATTTAAAAATAAGATCATTTTAAGAGACTTTTTATGATTACGAAATTGCCATATGGTATTAAAGGCGGTGAGTTAACCTCTATCCACAATGTGTTGAGTGGATTAGATTGTAATTGCGTTTGCCCAAAATGCGGCTCAAAACTGATTGCAAGAAAAGGAGAACATAAAACACATCATTTTGCTCATTATCATGAGACTAATTGTGAGGGTGCTGCTGAAACTGCACTGCATTTAGTAGCTAAAGAGATTTTAATCCAAGAGAAAAAATTAGTAATACCTGGTAGATTGATGTTTAAGAATGGATCATTAATCAAAAATAATTCAAAAGAAATCATATTCGATGAAGTTCGAAGTGAAGAAAAAACAGGTGATTTTCAGCCCGATATAATAGGAATTGATAAAGGCAGAGAACTATTTATTGAGATAGCAGTAACTCATTTTATTGATGAAATTAAACATGAAAAGTTAATAAAGTATGGTACATCTACGCTAGAAATAAACCTTGAAGCACTTAAAGATGGATTTAATACAGAGGAACTCAAACAGTATCTTTTAGAAGAAACCTCAAATAAGCAATGGATTTATAATTCAGAAGAGGAGAAAGCTAAAAAGCTTTATTATGAAAATGAAACCAGTCTAGATACATTCGAAAACCAAAATGAAAAAAAGTGGGAACTTAAAGTTCAAAATTTTGAAAAATTTAAAAAGGAAAATATAAAAGCTGGATTCAGAATAATAAAGGTAGATATTGGAGAAAATGTTTATTGTCCACTAAAAATGAAAAATACTGCCAAAAGTTTACCTAAATCATATATTTCCGATCGAATTGGTAATGGTGGTGTATGGAATGGGGTGATTGATGACAAAAGGAGATTTGGAATGTACATTGATTTAGACAATAAAAAATTCCCCGTTTTCCCTCCGGATAATATGCGAACTGATACAAATGTTAAAATGGGGAAGTTTTATTTCCATCAATTAAATAGAATTAGAGATAAGTCAATTCAGAATTATAGAAAATGTATTCGGTGCAAATTTTTCAAAGGTTCAAATTTAGATTTGGATCTAACTCTAGATGAAACTGAAATTGTTTGTGGATATAAATGATTAATCTATTAATACTAGCTTTTAACTTATAATATCATCCCTTAAGTATGAATTACCCATAGCATACCGTATCAGCACCCTTTAAAAACATAAAACGCACTAGGTTTACACGGTTGTCCATTACAGCCATTTCTAAGGGTGTAATCCCGTCACCCTGATGCACATTTAGTTCTAAGTGATAAATTCAATTTGATCAACGTTAGAAACAATGTATTTATAATAAGGTGTTTAATTATTTAATATCTTCCAATTATAAAATACGATAATTTTGACATTCTATTTTTTCGAAAACGATTTTAGGAAGTGTATTTTTATGTGTGGGAGTCATTATCAAATCCATAATATACGGTATGGATTCCTTCCCCTCTGTGGTTAGCTATTTCGTGTATAAGATTAAAACCAAGTTGATTTAATAAATTAATATGGCTCAAATTACTTGACCATGTTCTAGTTGTAAATTTACCTTTCTCAACTGTTAGAAGTTTTTGATACAATTTTTTTGCTGCTCCAAGACGTCTATATTCCGGATTAATAATTATAGTTGTTATATAGTTCGACTCTAAAAAATCTTTTAAAAATTCTAATTTGTAGTTTTTTATATAGGACATAAAGCCTATTGGTGTTGAGTCAATAAATATAATTAGTGCTGGCTGTTCTAGTAGCTTCTCAAAATACTCATTATTACTTGAGTCAGATGAATTGTTGAAAACCTGCTGAGTAGAAGAGTTTCTTGTATTTAAAGGAGGAATAAATTCATTACCATATCTTTCCACCAAGGTCTCAACAAAGGAGTTCCCTTCAAAGTATATTAATTTTGAGAAATGTTCTATGCTAATATTCATCCTTCCTTCTTCTTAGTCTTCTGGCAATAAATATCAAATATATTAAAGTAGATACAACTAATAAAGATATAGAAATCATTCTTGGGAGATTAATCTCAAAATTATCTGATATATCAGTGGTAAAGATGGTCGGTGCAAATGCTGCTATTCCAGCAATCGCATTTATTGCAAACAAGAATTCCAGAATATTAGCGTTTCTTTGATTCTGCTTTTGTGAAGATCTTTCAAAATTTTCGTTCAAACGATCAATGTAATTTTCGAGATTTTGAACTTGTAAATCAATCAACTCATATTGGCTATTAATCTTAAAGTTTGCTAATAGACGCTCCAATAAACTGTTGAATGCAGAGCTTTTAACTACTAAATCCGCATTTTTCATCGTAAACAGATCACTCAATATTTTAGATTTCAAATTATGAATGTCTTGATTAGTATATTTTTGATAAAGGTTGTCTTGATTAATTATTTCCTTTAGTCTATATACCCAACATTGAGATAAAAACCAGTTTGAATGAGCTATTGAGAATAAACTGAAAAAAATCTTTTCATTGTTCAAAACACTTTCATCAATTACATAGCTCCAGGTATTTGCAAATATGTAATAGCCCTTAAAATCTATTAAATTATATTGATTTAGGTCTATTGCTCGTTTATTACTTCTTTCTAAGTTTAAAAATGAAGGTATTATTTCTTCATTCTTTTTTATATCATCCACACAAAAAATAGTTCTGAAGTCGTGAAAGACATAGAGTATATCGTGTGAAATTTCATTCTTAAAAATATCCCTAATTAAGGAAACATCTTTTGAGAAATTTACCAGTTCTATTGGATTTTCTTCATGAACTTCCTTTTTTAAATACTCCAAACTACCCGACAGATTATTGTGATCATTTAAATAGGGTTTATAATCCTTGTTTTTTTGTGTCACAAAATAGTCATAAGTTTTGAGTAAGGATTCTTCAAGCTGAAATTTATCATCTGTTGAAATTTCGGGGGAAGTTAGAAAAAAAGTAATTATACCTAATTGGTCTATTTCTAGTTCTTTTGTCCATCCATTTATTTGAGTAGAATACAATTTGAAAGATGGCTTTTTGCTACTTAAATAACTGAAATTAAAAATAGTTAAATCATTATTCAATGCTTCAGTTGAGGGGTAATGTTGTAAAAGTGCCTCTTTAAATTTCTCTGTTTGAATTTCACTTCCTAAATCGTATTTGACTGTAAATAGAACTTTTCCTTTTGGCATAAAAATTAATATTGAAATTGACTCAATAGTCACTATTTATAAAATGACTTACGGTTAAAACTTGAGATCAAACTTATCATAGAGTGATGCTTTGATAGATTATGATTGATTGAAGTTGTAATATATTTAAATTTTCAAACTTAACATAAATAATCAAAAACGGGAGAGCTTTTAAAATAGCATTCCAAAGTAAACTGTTTTGATAAAATAAATATTTCAAAAGTTACTGGTTTACACTCACTATCATTTCTCAAAGCTTTCAAATAACTCCACCATCTCATTATAATCTATACCCGTTTTATGGATATCGTGGTAGGTCCTTTCACCCTTTGCGATTTCTATAATATTTAGACCTTCTTCACCCACCATAAACAGGTCAGCACCCTTTGATAACATGAAGCGCACTAGGTTAACACGGTTGTCCATTACTGCCATTTCTAAGGGTGTCATGTCATCACCTTGGTTCTCATTTAGGTTTGGCTGATAGTTTTCAATAAGGTAGATGATTACCTCATCACTTATTTCCTCAATATTGATATCTAAGGCTTTGTAAAATATGGTTTCTCCATCTATGAGGGATTTTGCATTGATATCTCCTCCTTCAGCAATCAGTTCTTTGACCGCTTCAAGATCGCTGGCTTTACTATGAGTAAGCATACCTAAAAGTTGGCGGTTTGGGAAAGTGAATTCGTTGTCTTGTGGATTCATGAAATTGTATTTATGTCAAAGCTCTCAATTTCTCCCCTAAAGCTACAATGTGCTCGTTTTTCCAGCCACTACTGCCACTCAACTGATTGCATATTACTATAATTTGAGAAGTGTTTTTGGATATGGAAACCTCTCTTTTTTTATCAGTTCCATAACTACCCAAATTATAATTTTCAAATATAGCCTCAGAAAATATCTTTTTCACTACCTCTTCATTTGATGGATTCCCAATTGCAAAAACTACCACCTTAAATTTTTTGAAGAAGGGGTTGCTTAAAAATTCTTTTCTTTCATCTATTAGATGAAGCCCTGAATTACTAACAGCAGGAGTTACATTTAATTCAGTGGTAAATGCTTTATCAAATAAAGTGTCACCAGTATTTTGATTCCAATGCTTTTTCATGTTTTCATGGCAGGAATTAATACCATAAAAAGCATCTGTTAGAATGGAATACTTAGACCACGTATGATTTCCAGATCTTCCTTTATCATGGTGTTTTCTTGGATTTCTTGGGTCAAAATTGATTTCTGATAAATCTCCATTATTTTCGATGATTTTTGACCATTGAAATGAATTGTTTATGCTTTCATAAAGCATCAATTTGGGATGAGCAAAGGCATTGAAGGCTTTTTCCTGTCCCATTATCAGCAAATCAGCTTCTGGATTACCAAAACCTATGTAATATGGATTAGCAACTTTATTGAAATCTTTAATTTCCTTTAGCTTTACTTTTATATTTTCCCAAGCATCTAACCTTTCTTGCTCTGTTTTGAGGGTGAAAAAGTTCTCTGGAAAGAAGTACTTTACTTTGTTTTTATCCAAATAATTTTGATACGATGTATCATTTTCCAACTCAAATATAAGGGATTTCAGTGTTTCATTCATTTTCTAAAAAGTATTTATTTTTTTATAATAAAAGCAAAGCCTTAGATTTTTCAATAATTTCATCCCATACCTTATTCAAGTCGCTCCAGTCAAGTTCATTTTTATCACATCCATCAAATTTTATTGCAATTGCCTTTTTCGAGCTTTTGTCCAGTTGTGGTAACTGAGTTTTACGATTTAATGAGAGTTTAATTTCATCCCTAAAATAATGTTTATCTAAATACAGCTCTATACATGCCGATTTTGAATTTACGTTTGACTGTCCATAGTCTTCTGTAATTGTGTTATAGACGCAAAACTCTTTAAGATTGTCCAAATCAGGTAACTTTATTGCACCAATATTAGTGGAGCGTATCTTATTGACCTCCATTAGACCATCGATTCCTGCTTTATCATTATCAAAAATGCCTATAATAATCTCATGTGCATTTATTTCATTATATGCTTTTAATAATGAAACGACTTTTTGCCAACCTCCATCTTTCCCGTTAAAGTCATGAAAATTAAAATATGGTATTAATGTATCATTATTTTGTTGTAAGGCTTCGGTCAGATAAATAGAATCACTAAAACCTTCAGTTATTAATTTGATGGGTCGGTATTGTGAATTATGATTTATAGTATCCTCTATGCGCTTATACTTTTCTTCCTTATTATCAAAATCTTCCAAAGGAAATATAAAATCAATGTCACTTTCACCGTCTAATGATTCTAATATGGATGTGAAGTTAACCAGATCATCATCAAAAAAGCCATGAAAGAAATTTTCAATGATATATCTTTGTGCTACATTATTAATATGTGAAGGAAATCCGTACCTATCCGTCCATATATCTTCACGCACATTTCCTAAATTAGAACAGATAATTTGTTTACGATATTGATTATTGATAATGGTTTTAACAGACTTCTTGTATTCTTCAAATGTAAAGTTTTCTAGAAATTCTTTCTCTTCTTGTTTGGTTTCAGTAGCTCCAAAAACTGGATAAGCTTTATTCTTTTTGTGAAGGAAATTTAGTTTATTTAAACTATCAATTTTCTTCTTTTTGTTTAGATTAAAATTCTCTTCTAGATTATCATTAGAATATCCGTACAGATCTAATCTGCTTTTTAAATCAGAATTCTTTACAGTTATTTTAAATACTTCTTTTTGTGGTTTAAAGTCCTCTGATAAGTACCTAGCATTATTTTGAAGTAAAGATTTTTTGTTTACTTCCAGAAGCTTAATTTCTAAGTCCTTTAAAAAGAAAAGTATTTGATTAAGTGATTTTTCTGACTGAAAAATATTAACATAGTAATTATTTAAATGAGTCTGAAAAGAGATTAGTTCTTCCATATCAATTGAATTCAGTAGGATATTCAAGATTTATTTTGATATCTGCGGACATTCTTCACAACCTTCAAAGTTCACCAACTTTCTTCTTAGCTCTTGTTTATCGGAAAAGTGTCTTGAAATATTCCTTGCTACATCTTGATAACCGTTTTCATCTTTATAATACTGAATATGTATTTTTTGGCAATTTTCATGTTCAAATATTTGACTTAATAAGGTTCTATCAGATAATCCGCAGGATAAACCGATAGTATGTACTTCAAAAGGTTCAGAATCAATAAATGAAAGAAGCCTAGAGTAATTTTGATTTCTAAAATACGCAAAGGATTTAAAGTGATCCATTAAACGATTATCATTCAAATCTTCTATTTGCTGATACATTTGATCTCTTTCATCTCCAAAGCCAAAAACTAGGGGGTAATGATCATCATTTATATTGCCATGCAATGGTATAACAATATCCTTATTTGGCGGAAAGTCGTAATTTTCTAAGTAACTGTTTACCGTATTAGTGTAGTTGAAATTTAATATTAATTTAGGTTCTTTTGAATAAATTAATTTTTTAAATTCTGGAATGAAATTTGAACTTTCCATTTTTATATTGTCGCATAAATAAGTTTTTAGTTCTGAGGAGATGTCTTTCAGATTTAAATTTAGTTCAATAAGATCATCAATTATTTCATTTGAATCGACCAGTGAGCTTGACTTTTTAACAAGTAACTTATATTCATCATAATATAATTGCTCAATATCGACCCATTTAATTACATCTAAAGTATTTAAAATTTTACTCCATAACTTATTTTTAAATGTAGGGATTACATCAAGTTTAAGGTGTTTTTCAAAAATGTTATTTGAATCATAAAGCTGACCATATGGACTACTATAGTCTTCAATATTTAGTAATGAATCTACACTTCTTAATTCTATTAATTTATCTTCAAAATAATCTTCCTTATCAAATATCTCTTTTACCTTATTTAAATACCATTCAATAAAATCACTATAACTTGTTTTTAATCCATGAGAAAGGTCAAAGCCATTGCCTAATAATATTAACCTATTATTAGGTTTTTTCTTACCACTATTAATTGTTACTGTTCTCATTTTTGAATCTACAGTTTTTCGCTTTTCCATCATCCAACACTCTCATTCACTTCCTTAATTTCCTCTTCAGTCAGCCTATAAAACTCATAAACCATTTGGTCAATCTGTAATAGATCGGGTTTAACTTTCAGAAAAGCCTTATTCAGCGATTTTCGGGGGAGTCAGGATATTATAAGTCATAAGCGTGTAAAATGGGTGCTATGGTTCAATCAACCTTTAAATTAAAGGAATAAGATTAAATATCAGCAGGGATCGCTTATTTATTGTGATTTAGTGTGCAAAATTTTAAAGGTTAGAGAGCTTAGATGAAATTCCTTCTTAAATCTCAAAGTTTACAACATAACCATCACTTCCCAATACAAAACTTACTAAAGATATTAGCCAACAAATCATCCGTTGTAATCTCACCAGTGATCTCACCTAAGAAGCGTAAGGCATGACGAATATCTAAAGCCAAGAAGTCGCCAGTGATATTATCACCTAAACCTCTCAACACTGCATTTAAGCTGTTTTGGGTTTGAACTAGATTATCATAATGACGGATGTTGGTCACTACTGTGTCTCCTGTTTTGAAGTTATCCAGATTTACGGTTTCTACAAGTTTGCTTTTTAGAGCTTCCAAACCTTCTTTGTTGATGGCAGAAATAAATAAAGTGTTAGGGTCTTTTTTCATTTCAGCGAATAATTCAGGCTGTGCTTCGTCCATTTTATTACCAACTTTAATAAATGGAATTCCCAAATTCTCCAGCATATTGATATCCCGATTGACTTCGGTTAAGGAATCGTTTTTCAAATCGAACATATAGATGATTAAGGAAGCTTGCTTCATTTTCTCCTTGGTTCGAGAAACACCTATTGCTTCTACTTTATCTTCCGTATCACGCAAACCAGCGGTATCTATAAAGCGGAAAACTACACCTTCCAAATTGATTTCATCTTCTATGAAATCTCGGGTGGTTCCGGCTATATCTGAAACTATAGCTTTTTCTTCATTTAAAAGCGCATTGAGTAAGGTAGATTTCCCGGTATTAGGCTTTCCGGCAATCACGGTTGGAACCCCATTTTTGATCACATTTCCTAAATCAAAACTACTCACCAAAGCGGTTATCACACTAAGCAATTGATTAACCAGCTTTTTTAAATCGTCTCTATCGGCAAATTCTACATCTTCTTCCCCAAAATCTAACTCCAATTCGATCATACTGGCAAAATGAATTAATTCGGCTCTTAGATTTTTAATTTGCTCTGAAAAACCACCCCGCATTTGGTTCAAAGCAGCTTTGTGGGAAGCTTCTGTATCTGCATTAATTAAGTCAGCTACTGCTTCTGCTTGTGCCAAATCAAACTGACCATTTAAGAAAGCTCTTTGTGTAAATTCTCCTGCTTTAGCTAATCGAACTCCTTTTGTTAAGAATAATTTAATCAGTCGTTGGACGATATATGGTGAGCCATGACAGGAAATCTCCACCACATTTTCTTTTGTGAAGGAATGTGGAGCAATAAATAATGTAGCGACTACTTCATCTATGATTTCACCTTCCTCATTACGGATGGTGCCAAAATGCGCAGTATGGCTTTTTTGCTCTAAAAGATTCTTCCCTCTAAAAACGCTATTGGTAATATCAATAGCATCCTCTCCTGAAAGTCTAATGACTGCAATAGCCCCTACGCCCGGAGCTGTAGATAAAGCAATAATGGTTTCCTTCAACTGATCTAACATATTGCAAATTTCATGAATTATTGGCGATTATAAAACGGAAATTTCGATTATACTTAAAAGTCAATAAAAGCTGTCAGATATATAACCGATGTTGCCAATCAGGCAAACTTCATATTTTAACCAAGGTTAAAATCATTAGATTCCTGCCTCCGCAGGAATGACGCACAGAAAAATCAAGTTCTCACAGTCTTATAATCTTAAGTTCAAAGGAGAAAACAATAAAATCCTTTGCGGAAACTTTGCGGCCCTGTCTGCCGATCAGGCAGGTTAGCGACTCCCGACTAAAGTGCGGGACAGGTATTGCGAGACATTTTTAGCGTCTATAGACGCCTGCGGTCCATCTTTTTATATGAGTAGTGCATCAAGATATCATGCATTGTTTAAGTTTAAGTACCTCAATTACTTTTAAAACTAATAATTGTATGACTTCAAGGCAATTCTTCCCCTTTTGCAGCGGAATATAAGGCATACCAATCTTCTTTTTCCATGGTTTTTGATTCTACCGCAAGGGCCTCCTTCAATCTTTCGGTTTTGGAAGTTCCTAAAACTGGAATGATTCCTGAAGGATGTCTCTTGAGGAAAAGCAACATCAATTGTGCAGTGTTTAGCTCATATTTTACACTTAATCTTTTTAGAATTTGATTTAAGTCTTGATCTGTTTTTGAATTACCTTTATGCATAAAATGCCCTCCACCAAGTGGAGACCAGACGGTTGGTCGAATGTTTTTCATCATTAACTGATCTAAAATCCCATCTCCAAAAGGCTTTAAATGCCTTAAGGAAGCTTCAACTTGATGAGTAACTAATGGGTATACTTTATTAATCATTTCAAATTGAGAAGTAGAAAAATTAGAAACTCCAAAATACTTTACTTTGCCATCATCTTTTAATTTTTCGAAAGTTTCTGCTATTTCGTTGGGGTTCATTAAAAAATCAGGGCGATGTAACAATAGCACATCTATATAATCTGTTTGAAGATTTATTAATGAGTTTTCTACGGATTGAATGATATGTTCCTCACTGCTATCATAAGATTTAATCCTGTTTTTAGGACGATTTTCTGTTGGTATTTTAATTCCACATTTTGTAGTTATTTGCATTTCATCTCTCAAATGCGGTTTTTCCTTAAGCACTTTTCCGAAATCTGCTTCTGTGGTATAATCCCCATAAATATCGGCATGGTCAAAATCTCTCAAACCGAGTTCAAGAGATTTCTCAACAAATTCGATCCATTGATTAGTATTGAAGTTTTCTCCCCAGTTCCCCAATCGCATGGTGCCTACTAAATAGGATGAAAATTCTATGCTGTTTTTAGCTAAGCTTGTTTGTCTCATTCCATAATTTAAATAAGATTAAAATTTACACAAATATTTCAATATCGCATATCCAAAATTAAACTTCTTCGTTAGCTTGCACATAGATTCAATTTAAAATGAAATTAAACGAACATTCAACCACCAATAAGTTATTATTAGTATTAGTGATCCCTGTAATCTTTTATAGTTTACAGTTGTTATCATTTATTTTCATTCCGTTAATGTTTGCGATCTTTATTGCATTGCTTTTTACTCCTATGATGCGATGGATGAAAAAAAGAAAAGTTCCACAATTTGTTGCTTTAGGGACGGTAATACTCATATTAGCTTTAACAGGCTTTTCTGCAATTAAAATTGTTCAGATGTCCGGTAAGCAAATAGAAGAAGGTAAATCCGAGATATTTAAAAAATTGGATAATAAAGTGGAGCAGGTAGTAACTCCTTTTGCTGAAACATTAGGATTAAATCAAGCAAATGGAGAAAGCACAATTAGAAACTTATTAAAAAGTGATAAAATAGAAGGGGTTATTTTGGATAATTTCACTATTACGGTTTCTTTTATTCAAAGTACAGTGGTGAATATTTTAATGACATTATTCTTTTTGATGTTGCTATTAGCAGGGTCACTCAACTTTAAAGATATTCTACAAAGTACATTATTTTCTGGTGGTACTCAATCAGTTAAAACTTTTATGAAAGTGGAACGAAGTGTATCCGATTTCCTGAAGGTGAAAATTTTTGTGAGTTTCTTAACAGGTGTTGCTTTTGGAGTTATTGCATGGTCATTGGGAATAAGTTTTCCACTCTTTTGGGGGCTCTTGGCTTTCGTTATCAATTTTATACAAATGGTAGGTTCTGTGATTTCCACTGTTTTAGTGATGATTTTTGCCTTTATAGAAATAGAAAGTCCTGGAACTTTATTATTGGCGGCAATATTATTTACAGGTGCTCAGATATTATTCGGTGCTGTTTTAGAACCTATATTTATGGGAAGATCTTTTTCAATCAATATCATCGTAGTCTTAGTGATGCTTATGTTCTGGGGATTTATATGGGGAATACCTGGATTAATATTGTCGATTCCGCTTACCGTACTTTTCAAAACCATCTTGAACGAATTTCCAGGAGGAAAGAAATTTGCCAGGTTGATGTTCCTAACTACAATTCAGATAAAATAATTAAATTATTGCTTATAGTCTATTTGTTGCGGAAATAAATAGACTATAAGCTATTTTTCTTTATATAGTTAATCATATAAAGATTAATACCTAAACCTTCCGTTTTTTTTCGTATTTTAAATAAAACTATTATCTGACCGAATTTAAATGCTGAAAAAGAAGCCCCTTAAAATAACCAGTATTATTTTTTTTAGCAGCATTATCGCACTTTTCATAGCGTGGCAATTGTTAAAAGAATTGAAAATTAGATCCTATGTGGTGGATTCTATTCATAGTGAACTAAATCATTATTTTGAAGATTCGGTGCACTTTCAAATTGAAGATATTTCATTTCAATTTTTGAAAAAAAAAATAGTATTA harbors:
- a CDS encoding phospholipase D family protein, with the translated sequence MAKFLTDDNLNVAVSNLIEEAKQTFIIISPFIKLHDRLKKRLSEKSENYDFELVIVFGKNENDLSKSLSYEDLEFFKSFPNVEIRYEPKLHAKYYANESSSILSSMNLYDYSQNNNIEFGILMKAGRFTSEDIDIESWEYFDKVIESSKILYEKRPVVESKLLGLSESFKGSEVEIDILDDYFKQLKNSSKNLKGYCIRTGEQIPFNIKHPFTEKAFKSWSKYNDPNYNEKFCHFSGEKSNGQTSFSRPVLQKYWKQAISS
- a CDS encoding AbiH family protein, whose product is MRTVTINSGKKKPNNRLILLGNGFDLSHGLKTSYSDFIEWYLNKVKEIFDKEDYFEDKLIELRSVDSLLNIEDYSSPYGQLYDSNNIFEKHLKLDVIPTFKNKLWSKILNTLDVIKWVDIEQLYYDEYKLLVKKSSSLVDSNEIIDDLIELNLNLKDISSELKTYLCDNIKMESSNFIPEFKKLIYSKEPKLILNFNYTNTVNSYLENYDFPPNKDIVIPLHGNINDDHYPLVFGFGDERDQMYQQIEDLNDNRLMDHFKSFAYFRNQNYSRLLSFIDSEPFEVHTIGLSCGLSDRTLLSQIFEHENCQKIHIQYYKDENGYQDVARNISRHFSDKQELRRKLVNFEGCEECPQISK
- a CDS encoding aldo/keto reductase, translated to MRQTSLAKNSIEFSSYLVGTMRLGNWGENFNTNQWIEFVEKSLELGLRDFDHADIYGDYTTEADFGKVLKEKPHLRDEMQITTKCGIKIPTENRPKNRIKSYDSSEEHIIQSVENSLINLQTDYIDVLLLHRPDFLMNPNEIAETFEKLKDDGKVKYFGVSNFSTSQFEMINKVYPLVTHQVEASLRHLKPFGDGILDQLMMKNIRPTVWSPLGGGHFMHKGNSKTDQDLNQILKRLSVKYELNTAQLMLLFLKRHPSGIIPVLGTSKTERLKEALAVESKTMEKEDWYALYSAAKGEELP
- a CDS encoding competence protein CoiA family protein; amino-acid sequence: MITKLPYGIKGGELTSIHNVLSGLDCNCVCPKCGSKLIARKGEHKTHHFAHYHETNCEGAAETALHLVAKEILIQEKKLVIPGRLMFKNGSLIKNNSKEIIFDEVRSEEKTGDFQPDIIGIDKGRELFIEIAVTHFIDEIKHEKLIKYGTSTLEINLEALKDGFNTEELKQYLLEETSNKQWIYNSEEEKAKKLYYENETSLDTFENQNEKKWELKVQNFEKFKKENIKAGFRIIKVDIGENVYCPLKMKNTAKSLPKSYISDRIGNGGVWNGVIDDKRRFGMYIDLDNKKFPVFPPDNMRTDTNVKMGKFYFHQLNRIRDKSIQNYRKCIRCKFFKGSNLDLDLTLDETEIVCGYK
- a CDS encoding ankyrin repeat domain-containing protein; protein product: MNPQDNEFTFPNRQLLGMLTHSKASDLEAVKELIAEGGDINAKSLIDGETIFYKALDINIEEISDEVIIYLIENYQPNLNENQGDDMTPLEMAVMDNRVNLVRFMLSKGADLFMVGEEGLNIIEIAKGERTYHDIHKTGIDYNEMVELFESFEK
- the mnmE gene encoding tRNA uridine-5-carboxymethylaminomethyl(34) synthesis GTPase MnmE gives rise to the protein MLDQLKETIIALSTAPGVGAIAVIRLSGEDAIDITNSVFRGKNLLEQKSHTAHFGTIRNEEGEIIDEVVATLFIAPHSFTKENVVEISCHGSPYIVQRLIKLFLTKGVRLAKAGEFTQRAFLNGQFDLAQAEAVADLINADTEASHKAALNQMRGGFSEQIKNLRAELIHFASMIELELDFGEEDVEFADRDDLKKLVNQLLSVITALVSSFDLGNVIKNGVPTVIAGKPNTGKSTLLNALLNEEKAIVSDIAGTTRDFIEDEINLEGVVFRFIDTAGLRDTEDKVEAIGVSRTKEKMKQASLIIYMFDLKNDSLTEVNRDINMLENLGIPFIKVGNKMDEAQPELFAEMKKDPNTLFISAINKEGLEALKSKLVETVNLDNFKTGDTVVTNIRHYDNLVQTQNSLNAVLRGLGDNITGDFLALDIRHALRFLGEITGEITTDDLLANIFSKFCIGK
- a CDS encoding GNAT family N-acetyltransferase yields the protein MNISIEHFSKLIYFEGNSFVETLVERYGNEFIPPLNTRNSSTQQVFNNSSDSSNNEYFEKLLEQPALIIFIDSTPIGFMSYIKNYKLEFLKDFLESNYITTIIINPEYRRLGAAKKLYQKLLTVEKGKFTTRTWSSNLSHINLLNQLGFNLIHEIANHRGEGIHTVYYGFDNDSHT
- a CDS encoding HEPN/Toprim-associated domain-containing protein gives rise to the protein MEELISFQTHLNNYYVNIFQSEKSLNQILFFLKDLEIKLLEVNKKSLLQNNARYLSEDFKPQKEVFKITVKNSDLKSRLDLYGYSNDNLEENFNLNKKKKIDSLNKLNFLHKKNKAYPVFGATETKQEEKEFLENFTFEEYKKSVKTIINNQYRKQIICSNLGNVREDIWTDRYGFPSHINNVAQRYIIENFFHGFFDDDLVNFTSILESLDGESDIDFIFPLEDFDNKEEKYKRIEDTINHNSQYRPIKLITEGFSDSIYLTEALQQNNDTLIPYFNFHDFNGKDGGWQKVVSLLKAYNEINAHEIIIGIFDNDKAGIDGLMEVNKIRSTNIGAIKLPDLDNLKEFCVYNTITEDYGQSNVNSKSACIELYLDKHYFRDEIKLSLNRKTQLPQLDKSSKKAIAIKFDGCDKNELDWSDLNKVWDEIIEKSKALLLL